The DNA sequence GTGACCATCGAGTAAAGTCGTTAGTGTTGAGTAGGAAgagtgtaaaataataatatgattacTGTGTTAGGCCGCCAAGTCCGGCGTGTTTCACGAGGTGGCGGAACTGGAGAAGGAAGGCCGCCTGTTGTTCCACGGACAGGCACAGTTCCCGTGGAGCCTCGACACTTTCGTAAGGAGAGGACGCCACGTGCTTGCCGACGCTGACATCACGATCACAAGCCTTTTAGCACGCGACTACTCAACCACAGGTAGCCTTCCAGTGTGCAGCGGCCTGTTGCTTCGTAATGGAGTGATGTGTACGAGTGATCGGGAAACATTTATCACATTTTGTGGAATTTTTTGTTTGAGGCGTAATTGGTGAAGTGTGAACTGTTAATGAAGTCAGTTTTCATTATGGTTACTATTAATTGACAGACGCTGGACGCACACTTTTCTTTCGTTAGTCATTTGTTTGCTTTTATGCAAGAATGGAACTGGCCAGGACAACAAAATCAcagctaggaaaaaaaaaaaaaaagcgcgcTGAAAATATCAGCCCCAAAACAGAACAGTACAAAGATTATACAAAACTGCAATGGGAAATGTCTTGTGAAGGTGAAACGCGCCTGTGCTTTTTAATGTGGCAAAATATTCCGTTGAGCAGTTTTTCAGTGAGCTCCGTGCTTGATATCTTAATTATTATTAGAACATTTTTGGATATTGATAAGGAAAAACCTATGTGTATTTATGGAATCCCTTCCTTGAACAGGCCGATGTGACTTCTATTTATCTAGAGATGGATTCttgcccttctcctcctcgttaatAAGCCACAAGACGGACCCTCTCATACAGAGCATCGACAGGTGGTAAGACATATACGAGTATGAAAACATGCTTTATATTCACTTGTCAAAAAGCCATCCTTACATTACGTAACCAACACAGTAACGCGAGTAACCTGCCAGGGTGCTGCCGCTCACCGAGGCAGGACTCATCAGGTACTGGATGGAAAGCGTCCCAAACTACACCATTTGCGACAGCCCATCAAAAATAAAGGTTCACAATGAGCCGTTTTCATCCAGCCACATCTGGGTAATGACCGTCTTTACTTTATTGGCTTCGTGCACATTTGGTGATAACATATGGCAGTGACTCTTCCTCGCACTTGTATTGCTGCACCGTGCTGTCTCTTCGGGAGCTGCTGAGTCGTGTGTTGCAGATTGTGTACGTGCTGCTGAGTCTCGGTCTGGGTGCCGGCGCTGTGGTCCTCTTGGCGGAGATCGTGGCACACTATCTCACCTGAACGCACCTGAAAGACAACGTTACGATCAAATGATAATGTCGCAAAGTCTTCATTTGTATTGTTGCATGGTATCTTTTCAGTTTCATGCTGTACTGAAAGTAAAGTTATTTACTGGAATCATCCCTGAGTTTAtgcctcttgtttcttttccctctttatgGCAGCAGTCCTAAGTGTGGTATTACTGCAGGGGTcacgcccagagagagagagagagagagagagagagagagagatttggacagacagacagacagacagagacagacagacagagacagaaggaCACATCGGAAACAAGAAAGCAGATATGGaagagatagacaaagagaaaagaatagaaagagagagagagagagagagagagagagagagagagagagagagagagagagagagagagagagagagagagaagtgccaTCCCAACATATTTACCGTTCATGGAGGAGTTGTATCGATTAAAATCTTATTCCGCGGGTGACAGCCACCTCTACCACCAAGACCAGCAGCCCGGCCACCAGACTCCCGGCCAGCACCGCAAACACTCCCTGAGGCGCAGGACAGGAGAGGGTACTATGGTGCAACATCTCATTACTGTACACTCATCCCCTAACTGACTGtgctcaccctctctctcatcgccgcagtgttgtctctcttgctatcttctaccattattttcacgctaactgcatgcccctcctcctgccacaacctcgctgcacaagtctttctactttctctcactcctattctctccatctctctaatgcattaCCCAGTACtcccagtcattcatccctttttctggtaaactttggaagtctctgtctgcttctgtatttcctccttccaatgacctgaactctttcaaggaggtttcaaggcacgtACCTTCCAATATTcgatgataatttttttttttattatttttgggaCCGGCACTCAactgaacctttttttttttctcttgcctgtgcctttttccataaaaaagataaataaataaataataatgataatccaTGTAATCCATCAAGGATTTGTCTCTCACCCAGATGTTAGACAGCGAGATGTGAGAGGTCACCAACATCTTCTTTGGAACGTTTTCACACTCTGTAAAATTCGGAACGTTCTCCATCCAGTACGATATGAGTCCCTGTTCAATTGCTGACCGTAGTCTGTAAAACGTGTTCAGGTGAAACAAATGTAAACCAAAAGATTCTTCTAAAAGAATTAACATATAAAGCGTAGAGTATGAATTTTCTGTATTTATCGTGCACCTTCAAACAAAATGtcaaataaagaatataaataaaagtgttaCACACATGGAGTTGTATTTTATTCTACTAGGCATTATGTGTTTGACAAGATGCGACCCCTTGCCTTTTGTTGAACGACTGGGTGAGCGGACTCGTCTTTTGGAAGATCATGACAGCGGAATACGGTAAGAAGCCGTCTCTTGATATGTAGAAGTCACACTGACCTGAAAAAAAGGACCATCAGAAGGGATACAGCATTTAATTACGAGTATATAATACTAAAGCATCCGTGTTTGTGGTGCAGCTAGAGCTGTCTCAGGCTGGTAAAAGAttataatgataaatgataatgaacGCAATACCTTCCTGCGAGAAGTCTAAGCCAATAAGACTTTTAAGATTGACGTCCACATCAACAAGCACGTGGTGTCCTCGCCTCACCAGGTTGTCCAGACTCTTCAGGTACTGTGACTGCGTGTGGAACTCCAGGCGACCTTTGCCTTCAAGACTCGCTACTTCCTTGAACAAGCCTGACTTGACGTCCTGGAGAAATTAGGCGAAGTCAAACTGATGGGATAATCTGTTTCATGTAGACTTGGAAGGGATTCAAACTTTATTttatcaaaaaaataaagagaataatcTGATGAAATCGTGACAGATGTTGCATGAATTCACACCGGAAATGGTTCGTCAGGTTTCCCTAGTCTAGTTTGGTGTGGACGGTGCCTCCTTGCGAAGGACTGTGGTtgtggcatttgggaactgttactccgagtggatgcccttcttAACCTCGGACCGTGGCCCGGATTCGAACCCATGCGGCTGAGGCCGCTCCGCCGTTAATGCGCGCGAGGAATCGCTGCACCACAGCGGCCTGGTTTGTTACATTTTGAATATTTCTTCTCATTGTAGATGAATCTTACCCTAAGATTTTGCTCAAAATTAGAATGTTTTTGTCCTATCATGGCGACGTGCGGGTGATCCAGAATGTCCCTCAGGGTCTGGAAGGGCTGCGGCAGATACTTGACAGCCAGCAGGGACATGAGGTTGCCGGAGTAGCTCTTGGCCAGCACCAGCGTCGTCAGCATCCACAGCCCCAGCACCAGacgctcccaccaccaccactccgcaGGCCTCACCACGTCTGCgttgggagtgagtgaggcagagTTAGTCTTCATTATGGCACGACTGCTGCTCCCTGAGAGCACGGAAACCTTCAAGACGCAAGGCAGCCTCCAGCAGGAGGGGCCCTGCACGGTCCCCGAGGCCTCACCTTGCTGCAGGAGGACGCGCACAGGGCTGAAGGTGTTGTCAGACCAGCCGCCGTGGAGGAGCGACCTGCCGGGCAGGCAGGATGGAAAcagttgcaggaggaggagcaccccCAGCAACGCCGCCAGGGTGACTGCCCACACCAGGGGCGTGAGGGGCAGCAGGAAGCCCCACGGGTCAATCGTCAGTCTTGACAGGCCGCTCAGTATCCTCAGGTTTCCATTACGCAGTATTGTTGAATGGTCCACCGCCTCTCTCCGCACGGGACTGATGATGAAGGGGCCCGGCGCGAAGTCTGCCTCCTGCGTGAGTGTGACCGTCAGTaatgggaggtggtggtggtggtgagtggtcaGTGAAGGTAAAAATTACAATATATTTATCACTCCATGGTGATCCTtgttgtgtctctgtgtgtaagACTCAGACACGTAAGGGCGCCGTGGCTCACCTGGCGCACCACCATGCCTATCAGGCCCGTCCAGGACCCGTCAGGCAGCCTGGTGCCGAAGGTTCTCTCGGGCGACAGCGCATACAGCGGCCTGCACCATCGTGTAAGTAAGCATTACAAGGAATATAAGTTCCTGAACAATGAAACATGTAAATATTTATATTGATATCAATAGTTGCTTTACTGAAAAGAGCAGTAATATGTGGCAGCTGTAACACAAAATCGCATGTATGGCTTGAAGAAACATATTTGTGCAGTGGCAGACATAGACTAACGTGAAGTTGAGCGCCTTGGCGAAGTGCCTCACGATGTTGTCCACGTATCCCGAGTAAAGCAGGCGACGACCGCCAGGCGCGTCTGGGTCCTCCAGCCACGATATCCTGTTGTGAGGCAGCACCTCGATGGCCACCGTGAGGGTCGGGGCTGAGCCAAACCTGCGCCGCGGTGCAGGGGACACACAGATGAAACAGAGGGTGATGCGTTTTGATGATGCAGTGAgccgataataaaaaaaaaagcataagaaaataagggaagctggaagaagccaccaggctgacacgtggcggtccctgtatgaaacataccaaCCATTTTCACCtcttatcctcatccataaatttgtttaatcttgtaaagctccctaatgactcagcactaacaacctgattactgaatctATTTAATTCATTTACTACTATTTGAGTACCAATTCCTTCCCGTCTCTTTCTTAAGCCTAACTTTTTAAGCttaaacccgttatttcttgttctgtcctgattgctgatcctaagaattccgtctcccttgttatatcccctataccacttaaagatctCTATCAGGTCCTTTCTTAATCTACGCCTCTCTAAAGGATGTAAAGTTAAAAACAACAGTCTCGTTTCGTAAATAATACTgcttatcccctgtatccttttagtcattctttgcactgattctaacagacttatatccttcctgtaatatggaaACCAGAAGTGTGCATCATAGCCTAGATGAGGTTTAACCAGCTCCAAATTTATCTTTAATGTAACTTCGGGATTACTTTTAACACTTAAaaacttctacttttaacactcctaaaaattaatcctaataccagatttactttatttctggcctctgtgcattgttttcttagacggagatcagagctaactatttctcctaaatctttctcgttcTCTGAATTTACCGGAGTCTTattttcactcatctcttccacAGAACTAACCAGCCCTCCATCAGATGCCTTCAGTGGGTCtattatttctgtttctctattttcctgtaACATAATGTATTGCGTTTGTTGTGCTGGACATCAGTACGAAAAATCATTGGGACTTTTCACAGTGATTTACGATGGAAgttttatacacacacataaaacttaTTGGGAAAAAGTGATTTGTCTGATGTGAGAGTTAGCATCCCGTGTGGCGTCCAGGTGGCCACCCTCTGGGGTGTGCTGCCGGGGGCGCTGTACGGCTGCCACACCAACACGCCCACGCGACTGACCGATCTGTGTTAGAGAAATTATGGAATAAAAAGGTTAAAGGCTTTACAATAAACCTTTATTTCACTCATTACGACGAGAGATAATGACGGCCAACACCAAAATGTTCACTAAACAGGTGCAGTTTGGCGGTGGCCGAGTTTCATCACCTGACGCCCTCCTCGCCCTTATGCACGTGCAGCAGCATGGCGTTCCTGTTAGAGAGAAGGCCGTGCAGGCCGCCAAGGTGGCTGAGAGGGAGGCGAGTGAGAACAAGGATCCTCGTGGACCACCTGAGGGCGTGATGCCTGAGTGACAGGTGAGCGAAGGCGGCGAGGAAGGCTGGgtcatcactcaccaccaccaccaccaggcagtgCCACGCCCCTCCCAGCTGTAGCGGTTATGGGATTAAGATTTTTCttaaaaagtatataaataaaaatggaatcaaaataatattaaatgaataagtaataagAATATTGTATATACGCGACAATATGTCTTAGTCTTCCCCGGGCAGACGCCAACCTGCCGAACTTCCTCGACCGTCGTCTGTAGATGAGGCGGCGTGACGTTGCCGGCTAGGTTGTTACCCTCCAGGTGGAAGACAGTGACGCCCTGCGGCGCCCGCACCGCCTCTACCTCCTGAGGGAAATATGAAGGATGAAGAGCAGTAAATATAAATAACGGAGCAATATTTgtgtcttcatatttttttttgtacatgccattgtcttttcttttttccttctttttacttccttttttctcaccTGCCGCCCGTCAGTCAGCAGCAACGTCATGTGTCGACACGTCAGGTGTCGTGTAATGGATTCCACGGATTGGAACgcattatatttttcattgtctgttaaagaaaatagaatgcaTTAGAGTGAACACCAAGGTGATCAGTTTTCATTTTACGTGATAATAAACATAAATGTATACTTTTACAAACAACAAGACAGCGAGATAACTCATGACTCACGTGGAAGGAGGAACTTTGCGTGTGCCCGTTGCGTGCAGCTGGCCAGCACCGCCACCGACACCAGCGTGACCGCTCTCATGACAGCGGTGTTGCGCGCTGTCACAACACCAATATTTAGTCTATTCTACTCGTCTTATCACGTCCATTCATATAAATGTCGAGACATACGATGATGATAACTGTGATAAAGACACCTTTAAAGGTGAAGGTGATaggtgaagaaaatatgaagagtaTTGTACAAATATATGATTTTATTTACCCAACAAACTTGCACTACAACTGTCAATCATATTGAGGCaaatacagctttttttttagcagcaAAAGTCTTGTGGCAACAATGTTGTGGTGCATGGGAATAACAGAACATGGCGCAGAGGAACTTAGTGCATCCTCTGCACGACACTGAGGACACAGCATGGACCATTCCGTCTATAAACCTTCAAACAACAGACGCTTAGACAGCGTAGATCATCTTCAAGGGCTTGTGGTTATCAACATTCCCTTCTTGCTTCCAGCGGTTGATCCACCTGCACACTGTGGAGGGACTCACGCCCGTCTCCCGCGCGATGGTTCGAGCGGACTTACCACCAATCCACATGGAGACAAACATGCTGCGTTCAGACAGAGTAGTAGGCTGCGAGGGGTACCGCTTCATCATCTCGCTGCAAGTCCGCTCTCCTTGATTGGCTATCGGCGGCCTAGAATCGCCTCGCTGCCCTGAGCGACGAGGGAAAATTTGGCGCGTGATTTACAGCGACATGAATCTGACAGTGGCAGACTCACTGTGCAGCAGACTCTCCTTGCACCTGACGCTCACGCTCATCTCAATCCTTGcagtgtggggggggagggaattTGCTGATAAGGAACATGTTTACGCTCTATAAATCTGTTATTtaactcttcctcccccttctctctctctctctctctctctctctctctctctctctctctctctctctctctctctctctctctctctctctctctctctctctctctctctctctctctctccctgcattcCCATTACCCCATCACTTTCCCGCACCTCCTCTGACTTAATTAGAGGCAGCAAGACGTGCCGGCGCTGGCTCTCTATTAGAGTGCTCGCCCCGTACAGGCAGTTATAAGATCTGTTCTCCTCATCTCGTCCCACTCTGGTCCTGAAAACTCTGGCCTCATATCACCGTGACCTCTGCCCTCACGACTTTCAGGCAAACCTGTTAAAATTGTGATTTGCCTATCGATTTCTTACGTAATTTTATAGTTAACTGCAATTCTTATACATTAGTCGACTCTCAACTATGCAGCAAACTATAGTGAGTGTCTCCCATGAACATACAAGTGAATGATGTTTAGATACTTTAGCCAAAGTTAGTAAAAGTGCGTATAGATGTACTCACCAAGGTCAGCTCCACCCGCCAAGGAGAACAGGAGTTCACTGCTGGCCGCGCCTTGCTTCCCTTACTTGATATAGCACACGGAgggctgaggtgtgtgtgtgtgtgtgtgtgtgtgtgtgggtgggtgttttgatactcatttattcatatttggTCTCTAGCGTCCATAGTTTTCCTTTGTGCGttggcgtacacacacacacacacacacacacacacacacacacacacacacacacacacacacacacacacacacacacacacacgcaccaatCAATCTCTGCTGTCTACAGCCTTGATACCTAACGCCGCCAACAGGCACACATAGCGATGTTGTAGATCAaatcaggttaagttagttatAGTGACTGAATTCCCTGAAGGACAATTACGCTCTTCATTAACTAGCAACAGTTTTGTACTTTGACTCAAGGAAAGTGTAGGACACCAACAAAATGTTCATTGAGTAACCACTGGTGGAATCAAACTTCACCGGGAACCAGATTATTAAATATTTGTACATTTTTATACAATAATTGTCCCTACATCAACCAGGCATTTCCTGAACCTTTGCCTCGCGTGGTGCTGCATCTTGCCTATCGGTGGATCTTGATATGGCTGCAGTGCTGTGCTCGTCGTGGCGCCGTTCAAGCCAGGTATCAGGAGTCAGTGCTCTTTGGCTAGTCCAGCAATGATCTCGGCGAACAGAACCAGCAGTCCGCCGGCCAGACTCATGGCCAGCACTGCAAACACcccctggaaaaaaaagaatatatatatatatatatatatatatatatatatatatatatatatatatatatat is a window from the Scylla paramamosain isolate STU-SP2022 chromosome 26, ASM3559412v1, whole genome shotgun sequence genome containing:
- the LOC135113483 gene encoding glutamate receptor ionotropic, delta-1-like encodes the protein MLTLTSDKSLFPNKFYVFGSAPTLTVAIEVLPHNRISWLEDPDAPGGRRLLYSGYVDNIVRHFAKALNFTPLYALSPERTFGTRLPDGSWTGLIGMVVRQEADFAPGPFIISPVRREAVDHSTILRNGNLRILSGLSRLTIDPWGFLLPLTPLVWAVTLAALLGVLLLLQLFPSCLPGRSLLHGGWSDNTFSPVRVLLQQGEASGTVQGPSCWRLPCVLKVSVLSGSSSRAIMKTNSASLTPNADVVRPAEWWWWERLVLGLWMLTTLVLAKSYSGNLMSLLAVKYLPQPFQTLRDILDHPHVAMIGQKHSNFEQNLRDVKSGLFKEVASLEGKGRLEFHTQSQYLKSLDNLVRRGHHVLVDVDVNLKSLIGLDFSQEGQCDFYISRDGFLPYSAVMIFQKTSPLTQSFNKRQGVASCQTHNA